From Rhodamnia argentea isolate NSW1041297 chromosome 10, ASM2092103v1, whole genome shotgun sequence, a single genomic window includes:
- the LOC115739092 gene encoding protein FAR1-RELATED SEQUENCE 5 isoform X1, whose translation MTVDLEDGAEATENSGGVELVDCEEDPIVEPFEGMGFDSEDAAKIFYDEYARRVGFVMRVMSCRRSERDGKILARRLGCNKEGYCVSIRGKFGPVRKPRASTREGCKAMIHVKVDRAGKWVITKFVKEHNHPLVISPREARQTMDEKDKKIQELTAELRNKKRLCAAYQEQLTAFVKIVEEHNDQLSKKVQSVVNNIRKYEPVDPGLMRRS comes from the exons ATGACAGTGGATCTAGAAGATGGAGCTGAAGCAACTGAGAATTCTGGCGGAGTGGAATTGGTAGATTGCGAAGAAGATCCTATTGTCGAACCATTTGAGGGTATGGGGTTTGACTCCGAAGATGCTGCCAAGATCTTTTACGACGAGTATGCTCGAAGAGTGGGATTTGTAATGCGCGTGATGTCTTGCCGCCGTTCTGAAAGAGATGGCAAGATTTTAGCTCGTCGGCTTGGATGCAATAAGGAGGGTTACTGTGTTAGTATACGAGGTAAATTTGGACCAGTTAGGAAGCCAAGAGCGAGCACTAGGGAAGGTTGCAAGGCTATGATTCATGTAAAGGTTGATAGAGCTGGAAAATGGGTAATCACAAAATTCGTAAAGGAACATAACCATCCGCTCGTCATCTCTCCACGCGAAGCTCGTCAAACAATG GacgaaaaggacaagaaaatccAGGAACTAACGGCCGAGCTGCGAAACAAGAAAAGGTTGTGTGCAGCATATCAAGAGCAGCTAACTGCATTTGTGAAAATCGTTGAGGAGCACAACGATCAGCTCTCAAAGAAAGTTCAGTCCGTGGTGAACAATATTAGGAAATATGAACCCGTGGACCCGGGCCTTATGAGGAGAAGTTAG
- the LOC115739092 gene encoding protein FAR1-RELATED SEQUENCE 5 isoform X4, with protein sequence MGFDSEDAAKIFYDEYARRVGFVMRVMSCRRSERDGKILARRLGCNKEGYCVSIRGKFGPVRKPRASTREGCKAMIHVKVDRAGKWVITKFVKEHNHPLVISPREARQTMDEKDKKIQELTAELRNKKRLCAAYQEQLTAFVKIVEEHNDQLSKKVQSVVNNIRKYEPVDPGLMRRS encoded by the exons ATGGGGTTTGACTCCGAAGATGCTGCCAAGATCTTTTACGACGAGTATGCTCGAAGAGTGGGATTTGTAATGCGCGTGATGTCTTGCCGCCGTTCTGAAAGAGATGGCAAGATTTTAGCTCGTCGGCTTGGATGCAATAAGGAGGGTTACTGTGTTAGTATACGAGGTAAATTTGGACCAGTTAGGAAGCCAAGAGCGAGCACTAGGGAAGGTTGCAAGGCTATGATTCATGTAAAGGTTGATAGAGCTGGAAAATGGGTAATCACAAAATTCGTAAAGGAACATAACCATCCGCTCGTCATCTCTCCACGCGAAGCTCGTCAAACAATG GacgaaaaggacaagaaaatccAGGAACTAACGGCCGAGCTGCGAAACAAGAAAAGGTTGTGTGCAGCATATCAAGAGCAGCTAACTGCATTTGTGAAAATCGTTGAGGAGCACAACGATCAGCTCTCAAAGAAAGTTCAGTCCGTGGTGAACAATATTAGGAAATATGAACCCGTGGACCCGGGCCTTATGAGGAGAAGTTAG
- the LOC115739092 gene encoding protein FAR1-RELATED SEQUENCE 5 isoform X2 has product MDLEDGAEATENSGGVELVDCEEDPIVEPFEGMGFDSEDAAKIFYDEYARRVGFVMRVMSCRRSERDGKILARRLGCNKEGYCVSIRGKFGPVRKPRASTREGCKAMIHVKVDRAGKWVITKFVKEHNHPLVISPREARQTMDEKDKKIQELTAELRNKKRLCAAYQEQLTAFVKIVEEHNDQLSKKVQSVVNNIRKYEPVDPGLMRRS; this is encoded by the exons A TGGATCTAGAAGATGGAGCTGAAGCAACTGAGAATTCTGGCGGAGTGGAATTGGTAGATTGCGAAGAAGATCCTATTGTCGAACCATTTGAGGGTATGGGGTTTGACTCCGAAGATGCTGCCAAGATCTTTTACGACGAGTATGCTCGAAGAGTGGGATTTGTAATGCGCGTGATGTCTTGCCGCCGTTCTGAAAGAGATGGCAAGATTTTAGCTCGTCGGCTTGGATGCAATAAGGAGGGTTACTGTGTTAGTATACGAGGTAAATTTGGACCAGTTAGGAAGCCAAGAGCGAGCACTAGGGAAGGTTGCAAGGCTATGATTCATGTAAAGGTTGATAGAGCTGGAAAATGGGTAATCACAAAATTCGTAAAGGAACATAACCATCCGCTCGTCATCTCTCCACGCGAAGCTCGTCAAACAATG GacgaaaaggacaagaaaatccAGGAACTAACGGCCGAGCTGCGAAACAAGAAAAGGTTGTGTGCAGCATATCAAGAGCAGCTAACTGCATTTGTGAAAATCGTTGAGGAGCACAACGATCAGCTCTCAAAGAAAGTTCAGTCCGTGGTGAACAATATTAGGAAATATGAACCCGTGGACCCGGGCCTTATGAGGAGAAGTTAG
- the LOC115739086 gene encoding elongator complex protein 4 isoform X2, with protein MATPKTRASSFSRNIPSTAASQVPGVKSGPNGTLFLSSGISDLDKILGGGFPLGSLVVVMEDPEAPHHMLLLRNFMSQGLVHNQPLLYASPAKDPRGFLGTLPSPVSSKDDKSLDRDSEQEKGLRIAWQYKKYFGENQQNSNSQRDNKFEYCNEFDLRKPVQRQFLSGQRIECISTQDSPDLAALHDRCASFLKQFLKTDGNISGAGRIAIQSFCAPQCTYFEQEWRVLSFIRSLRSMIRSSNAVVILSFPPSLLSLSFSKRLQHMADTLLSVRAIPDEDKDLAKLLTGYQDMIGLLSVHKVARINTQVPVILEAATFSMKLQKRKFLVLECLNQAPVDGSSGTSYATSGSCSGSSKGRSLDF; from the exons ATGGCTACACCCAAGACGAGGGCAAGCAGTTTCTCGAGGAACATACCATCTACAGCTGCGTCTCAGGTGCCAGGAGTGAAGAGTGGGCCGAATGGGACtctctttttatcttccggGATATCAGACCTTGACA AAATATTAGGGGGTGGCTTTCCTCTTGGAAGTTTGGTTGTTGTCATGGAAGACCCAGAGGCACCTCATCATATGCTTTTGTTGAGGAATTTTATGTCTCAAGGACTTGTTCACAATCAACCACTTTTGTACGCAAGTCCTGCCAAAGACCCAAGAGGGTTTCTGGGTACTTTGCCTAGTCCTGTGTCGTCTAAAGATGATAAGTCGCTCGACCGTGATTCAGAACAG GAGAAAGGCTTGCGGATCGCTTGGCAGTACAAAAAGTATTTTGGAGAAAATCAGCAGAATTCAAATAGCCAAAGAG ATAACAAGTTCGAGTACTGCAATGAGTTTGATTTGCGGAAGCCCGTACAAAGGCAGTTTCTCAGTGGACAACGCATAGAGTGTATAAGCACTCAAGATTCTCCAGATCTTGCTGCTCTCCATGATCGTTGTGCATCATTTCTAAAACAGTTTTTGAA AACTGATGGCAACATTTCCGGTGCTGGCCGCATTGcaattcaatctttttgtgCCCCACAATGTACATATTTTGAGCAG GAGTGGCGTGTTCTTTCATTCATAAGATCACTGAGAAGCATGATTAGGTCTTCGAATGCAGTTGTAATTCTTTCCTTCCCGCCGTCCCtactttccctttctttctctaaAAGATTGCAGCATATGGCAGACACATTGCTGTCAGTCAGAGCAATCCCAG ATGAGGACAAAGACTTGGCAAAACTTCTCACAGGCTACCAAGACATGATTGGACTTCTCAGTGTACACAAAGTAGCACGTATTAATACACAG GTTCCTGTCATTCTTGAGGCGGCgacattttccatgaaattgcaAAAGCGCAAGTTTTTGGTGCTTGAATGTCTGAATCAAGCTCCAGTTGATGGTTCAAGTGGCACGTCCTATGCTACTTCCGGGAGCTGCTCTGGTTCTTCTAAGGGCAGGTCCCTTGACTTTTAG
- the LOC115739085 gene encoding uncharacterized CRM domain-containing protein At3g25440, chloroplastic isoform X2, with product MASAWLRNLLRASSLLRSSPASACSFRPILLSGSSILSSSKHLLPGNPANTLWSFRNFSYGSVNFVLAEGKPKFETHEVDPPKKEKWKNKKRFQLQKKREKEKRKAANKKDPRRLGKKRKQKFANAEERIKYKLDKARIKETLLIEKLKRYEVPKVQGPVVEPDNLTGEERFFLKKMGQKKSNYVPLGRRGVFGGVILNMHMHWKKHETVKVICKPCKPGQVHDYAQEIARLSGGIPIQIVGDDTIIFYRGRNYVQPEIMSPIDTLSKKRALEKSKYEQSLESVRRFIAIAEKELELYYRHTALYGDPNSRNPIAILDSPVNGTIGSKEVDSSKRERQCVTDDSISRDYSPLDSDFSDLSETESEDGSKDDMSISESDAGYGHIHDIGDEREENFLGMGGHSTHDSARSSSSANGSYDTS from the exons ATGGCGAGCGCGTGGTTGCGCAATTTGCTCAGAGCTTCTTCTCTTCTCAGATCATCTCCTGCTTCAGCCTGCTCCTtcag GCCAATTCTACTATCAGGAAGCTCAATTCTCTCTTCATCTAAGCACTTGCTTCCAGGAAACCCGGCAAATACTTTATGGTCGTTTAGAAACTTTAGCTACGGATCTGTGAACTTTGTTTTAGCTGAAGGGAAGCCCAAGTTTGAGACACATGAGGTTGATCCTCCAAAGAAGGAGAAGTGGAAAAATAAGAAGAGGTTCCAGCtacagaagaagagagagaaagagaagcgaAAGGCAGCCAACAAGAAGGATCCAAGGCGTCTTgggaagaagaggaagcaaaaatttgcaaatgCAGAGGAAAGGATCAAGTACAAGCTTGATAAG GCTAGAATTAAGGAAACATTGCTGATTGAGAAGCTCAAGCGGTATGAAGTTCCTAAAGTCCAGGGTCCTGTCGTTGAACCAGACAATCTAACTGGTGAGGAACggttttttctcaaaaagatgGGCCAAAAAAAGTCTAATTACGTGCCTCTTGGCAGAAGAGGAGTATTTGGAGGTGTCATCCTTAATATGCACATGCACTGGAAGAAACACGAAACTGTTAAGGTCATTTGCAAGCCCTGCAAGCCAGGCCAAGTTCATGACTATGCCCAGGAAATTGCCAGATTGAGTGGTGGGATTCCCATTCAGATTGTCGGAGATGACACCATAATATTTTATAGGGGAAGGAACTACGTGCAGCCAGAAATTATGTCACCTATAGATACATTATCCAAGAAACGG GCTCTTGAAAAATCTAAGTATGAGCAGTCGCTTGAGTCTGTGAGACGCTTCATTGCTATTGCAGAGAAGGAACTGGAGCTTTACTACAGGCACACAGCACTCTATGGAGACCCAAACAGCAGGAATCCCATAGCAATCTTGGACAGTCCGGTAAACGGTACAATCGGATCCAAGGAAGTTGATAGCTCGAAGAGAGAAAGGCAATGCGTGACAGACGACAGCATTTCAAGAGACTACTCGCCGTTGGATAGTGATTTTTCAGATCTATCTGAAACTGAATCTGAGGATGGTTCCAAAGATGACATGTCCATTAGTGAGTCAGATGCTGGATATGGCCACATTCATGATATCGGTgacgaaagagaagaaaatttttTGGGGATGGGAGGCCACTCTACCCATGACTCAGCACGGTCTTCTTCGTCTGCAAATGGTTCG TATGATACTAGTTGA
- the LOC115739085 gene encoding uncharacterized CRM domain-containing protein At3g25440, chloroplastic isoform X1 → MASAWLRNLLRASSLLRSSPASACSFRPILLSGSSILSSSKHLLPGNPANTLWSFRNFSYGSVNFVLAEGKPKFETHEVDPPKKEKWKNKKRFQLQKKREKEKRKAANKKDPRRLGKKRKQKFANAEERIKYKLDKARIKETLLIEKLKRYEVPKVQGPVVEPDNLTGEERFFLKKMGQKKSNYVPLGRRGVFGGVILNMHMHWKKHETVKVICKPCKPGQVHDYAQEIARLSGGIPIQIVGDDTIIFYRGRNYVQPEIMSPIDTLSKKRALEKSKYEQSLESVRRFIAIAEKELELYYRHTALYGDPNSRNPIAILDSPVNGTIGSKEVDSSKRERQCVTDDSISRDYSPLDSDFSDLSETESEDGSKDDMSISESDAGYGHIHDIGDEREENFLGMGGHSTHDSARSSSSANGSKFGDNDKPTGNTACMKL, encoded by the exons ATGGCGAGCGCGTGGTTGCGCAATTTGCTCAGAGCTTCTTCTCTTCTCAGATCATCTCCTGCTTCAGCCTGCTCCTtcag GCCAATTCTACTATCAGGAAGCTCAATTCTCTCTTCATCTAAGCACTTGCTTCCAGGAAACCCGGCAAATACTTTATGGTCGTTTAGAAACTTTAGCTACGGATCTGTGAACTTTGTTTTAGCTGAAGGGAAGCCCAAGTTTGAGACACATGAGGTTGATCCTCCAAAGAAGGAGAAGTGGAAAAATAAGAAGAGGTTCCAGCtacagaagaagagagagaaagagaagcgaAAGGCAGCCAACAAGAAGGATCCAAGGCGTCTTgggaagaagaggaagcaaaaatttgcaaatgCAGAGGAAAGGATCAAGTACAAGCTTGATAAG GCTAGAATTAAGGAAACATTGCTGATTGAGAAGCTCAAGCGGTATGAAGTTCCTAAAGTCCAGGGTCCTGTCGTTGAACCAGACAATCTAACTGGTGAGGAACggttttttctcaaaaagatgGGCCAAAAAAAGTCTAATTACGTGCCTCTTGGCAGAAGAGGAGTATTTGGAGGTGTCATCCTTAATATGCACATGCACTGGAAGAAACACGAAACTGTTAAGGTCATTTGCAAGCCCTGCAAGCCAGGCCAAGTTCATGACTATGCCCAGGAAATTGCCAGATTGAGTGGTGGGATTCCCATTCAGATTGTCGGAGATGACACCATAATATTTTATAGGGGAAGGAACTACGTGCAGCCAGAAATTATGTCACCTATAGATACATTATCCAAGAAACGG GCTCTTGAAAAATCTAAGTATGAGCAGTCGCTTGAGTCTGTGAGACGCTTCATTGCTATTGCAGAGAAGGAACTGGAGCTTTACTACAGGCACACAGCACTCTATGGAGACCCAAACAGCAGGAATCCCATAGCAATCTTGGACAGTCCGGTAAACGGTACAATCGGATCCAAGGAAGTTGATAGCTCGAAGAGAGAAAGGCAATGCGTGACAGACGACAGCATTTCAAGAGACTACTCGCCGTTGGATAGTGATTTTTCAGATCTATCTGAAACTGAATCTGAGGATGGTTCCAAAGATGACATGTCCATTAGTGAGTCAGATGCTGGATATGGCCACATTCATGATATCGGTgacgaaagagaagaaaatttttTGGGGATGGGAGGCCACTCTACCCATGACTCAGCACGGTCTTCTTCGTCTGCAAATGGTTCGAAGTTTGGCGATAATGACAAGCCGACAGGAAATACAGCGTGCATGAAATTATGA
- the LOC115739086 gene encoding elongator complex protein 4 isoform X1 — protein sequence MATPKTRASSFSRNIPSTAASQVPGVKSGPNGTLFLSSGISDLDKILGGGFPLGSLVVVMEDPEAPHHMLLLRNFMSQGLVHNQPLLYASPAKDPRGFLGTLPSPVSSKDDKSLDRDSEQEKGLRIAWQYKKYFGENQQNSNSQRDNKFEYCNEFDLRKPVQRQFLSGQRIECISTQDSPDLAALHDRCASFLKQFFRTDGNISGAGRIAIQSFCAPQCTYFEQEWRVLSFIRSLRSMIRSSNAVVILSFPPSLLSLSFSKRLQHMADTLLSVRAIPDEDKDLAKLLTGYQDMIGLLSVHKVARINTQVPVILEAATFSMKLQKRKFLVLECLNQAPVDGSSGTSYATSGSCSGSSKGRSLDF from the exons ATGGCTACACCCAAGACGAGGGCAAGCAGTTTCTCGAGGAACATACCATCTACAGCTGCGTCTCAGGTGCCAGGAGTGAAGAGTGGGCCGAATGGGACtctctttttatcttccggGATATCAGACCTTGACA AAATATTAGGGGGTGGCTTTCCTCTTGGAAGTTTGGTTGTTGTCATGGAAGACCCAGAGGCACCTCATCATATGCTTTTGTTGAGGAATTTTATGTCTCAAGGACTTGTTCACAATCAACCACTTTTGTACGCAAGTCCTGCCAAAGACCCAAGAGGGTTTCTGGGTACTTTGCCTAGTCCTGTGTCGTCTAAAGATGATAAGTCGCTCGACCGTGATTCAGAACAG GAGAAAGGCTTGCGGATCGCTTGGCAGTACAAAAAGTATTTTGGAGAAAATCAGCAGAATTCAAATAGCCAAAGAG ATAACAAGTTCGAGTACTGCAATGAGTTTGATTTGCGGAAGCCCGTACAAAGGCAGTTTCTCAGTGGACAACGCATAGAGTGTATAAGCACTCAAGATTCTCCAGATCTTGCTGCTCTCCATGATCGTTGTGCATCATTTCTAAAACAGTTTTT caGAACTGATGGCAACATTTCCGGTGCTGGCCGCATTGcaattcaatctttttgtgCCCCACAATGTACATATTTTGAGCAG GAGTGGCGTGTTCTTTCATTCATAAGATCACTGAGAAGCATGATTAGGTCTTCGAATGCAGTTGTAATTCTTTCCTTCCCGCCGTCCCtactttccctttctttctctaaAAGATTGCAGCATATGGCAGACACATTGCTGTCAGTCAGAGCAATCCCAG ATGAGGACAAAGACTTGGCAAAACTTCTCACAGGCTACCAAGACATGATTGGACTTCTCAGTGTACACAAAGTAGCACGTATTAATACACAG GTTCCTGTCATTCTTGAGGCGGCgacattttccatgaaattgcaAAAGCGCAAGTTTTTGGTGCTTGAATGTCTGAATCAAGCTCCAGTTGATGGTTCAAGTGGCACGTCCTATGCTACTTCCGGGAGCTGCTCTGGTTCTTCTAAGGGCAGGTCCCTTGACTTTTAG
- the LOC115739091 gene encoding protein FAR1-RELATED SEQUENCE 1 encodes MVGDFRRDGMVSSVGAESSSRAVDENEVGVSAVEGEYEQVVEVKMNDDLLERDDILDAMPPVSMTSVDEPCVGQEFDSEAAAHGFYNAYATRVGFIIRVSKLSRSRRDGSAIGRAFVCNKEGYRMPDKREKIVRQRAETRVGCRAMMLVRKIHTGKWVVTKFVKEHTHNLSPGKGRRDCIYDQYPNEHDKIRELSQQLAIEKKRAATYKRHLELIFEHIENHNESLARKIQHIVDSVKEIESREQQS; translated from the exons ATGGTGGGCGATTTCCGTAGAGATGGGATGGTGAGTTCAGTTGGTGCTGAGAGTAGTAGTCGGGCAGTTGATGAGAATGAAGTGGGTGTAAGTGCTGTTGAAGGGGAGTATGAGCAGGTTGTGGAGGTAAAAATGAATGACGATCTGTTAGAGAGGGACGACATTCTGGACGCCATGCCGCCAGTATCGATGACCTCAGTAGATGAGCCCTGTGTGGGTCAGGAATTCGACTCTGAAGCGGCCGCACATGGGTTTTATAATGCATATGCTACCCGGGTAGGATTTATAATTCGGGTGAGCAAACTCTCTCGGTCGAGGCGTGATGGATCGGCTATTGGTCGGGCTTTCGTTTGCAACAAAGAGGGTTACAGGATGCCAGATAAACGCGAGAAGATTGTCAGGCAAAGGGCTGAGACGAGAGTCGGTTGTAGGGCCATGATGCTGGTGCGGAAAATACATACAGGCAAATGGGTCGTCACAAagtttgtgaaggaacatacTCATAACTTGTCACCTGGCAAAGGCCGGAGGGACTGTATTTATGATCAATATCCT AACGAACATGACAAAATTCGGGAGTTGTCGCAGCAGTTGGCAATAGAGAAAAAGCGAGCCGCGACGTACAAAAGGCATCTCGAACTAATCTTTGAGCACATTGAGAATCACAATGAGAGTCTGGCAAGAAAGATCCAGCACATAGTAGACAGCGTGAAGGAAATCGAAAGCAGAGAGCAGCAAAGTTAG
- the LOC115739087 gene encoding probable tRNA N6-adenosine threonylcarbamoyltransferase — protein sequence MKKMMALGFEGSANKIGIGVVTLDGDILSNPRHTYITPPGQGFLPRETAQHHLQHVLPLVKEALKTAQVTPDDIDCLCYTKGPGMGAPLQVSAIVIRILSQLWKKPIVAVNHCVAHIEMGRIVTGADDPVVLYVSGGNTQVIAYSEGRYRIFGETIDIAIGNCLDRFARVLTLSNDPSPGYNIEQLAKKGEKFIDLPYVVKGMDVSFSGILSFIEATAEEKLKNNECTPADLCYSLQETLFAMLVEITERAMAHCDKNDILIVGGVGCNERLQEMMRVMCSERGGKLYATDDRYCIDNGAMIAYTGLLAYAHGTSTPLEESTFTQRFRTDEVHAIWREKEESKKANGTAE from the exons ATGAAGAAAATGATGGCCCTTGGTTTTGAGGGGTCAGCCAACAAGATTGGCATTGGGGTGGTCACTCTTGATGGTGATATTTTGTCTAATCCTCGTCATACCTACATCACTCCTCCTGGACAAGGCTTTCTTCCACGAGAAACCGCTCAGCACCATCTCCAGCATGTACTTCCTTTGGTCAAAGAAGCTCTAAAAACCGCCCAAGTGACTCCTGATGACATTGACTGTCTTTGTTACACAAAGGGTCCAGGCATGGGAGCCCCTCTGCAAGTTTCTGCTATTGTCATAAGGATTCTTTCACAGCTGTGGAAGAAACCGATTGTTGCTGTTAATCATTGTGTGGCACATATTGAAATGGGCAGGATTGTCACTGGTGCTGATGATCCCGTTGTGTTGTATGTAAGTGGTGGAAATACACAGGTCATTGCCTACAGTGAGGGAAGGTATCGAATTTTTGGAGAGACTATTGATATTGCTATTGGAAACTGCTTGGACAGATTTGCTAGAGTCTTGACGCTGTCCAACGATCCTAGCCCTGGATACAACATTGAGCAG CTTGCcaagaagggagaaaaattCATCGATCTTCCTTATGTTGTCAAAGGGATGGATGTATCTTTCAGCGGAATCTTAAGCTTTATCGAAGCTACTGCTGAAGAAAAGCTTAAAAATAACGAGTGCACCCCAGCCGATTTGTGCTACTCTCTACAG GAAACGCTTTTTGCAATGCTTGTGGAAATCACGGAGCGGGCAATGGCACATTGCGACAAGAATGACATTCTGATTGTTGGCGGCGTGGGTTGTAACGAGCGGTTGCAAGAGATGATGAGAGTTATGTGCTCAGAGCGAGGCGGCAAATTGTACGCAACCGACGATAGGTACTGCATCGACAACGGCGCTATGATCGCATACACCGGGCTCCTCGCATATGCTCACGGGACATCGACTCCACTGGAGGAGTCGACTTTCACCCAAAGGTTCCGCACGGACGAGGTGCACGCGATCTGGAGGGAGAAGGAGGAATCAAAGAAAGCGAATGGCACTGCAGAGTAG